The DNA segment TTGTGATGAGCACAATTTTGTTAATTGTCACTTCACCTCCATCCACAGGAGTGGTGACCTGTGTGTGAACAGAGACTGTCTCCTGCAGCTCTTCCGGTTGTGCAGGATGTGTGGATTTGAGTGCAAGGTCAGCTTGCAGGGCCAACAGAGGAGCTTCTCTGTCATTCAGATGTGCCCAATATGCAGTCACACCAGGAAGTGGATGAGCCAGCCTTTTGTTGCTGAGGAAACCtctggagaaagagagacggagctACAGGATGAAGAAGTGGGTATTTAGTTATTTACCTCTGTGACATCATCACAGAACCCTTTAGAGAATGATGCAGACATGCTGATagtaaaatgtgtttttgtttctttTCGTGAGGAACCATGTAAGGACAGAGACCAGGATGACAGTTGTTCGTTGACGATGGAAATCACTGAGAAGATGTGTGACTATGATGAGGAAGTCTGTCCTCGGAGGAAAAGGGGAAAGGAGAGATCAGATGAGAGATCAGATGAGCGATCAGATGAGCGATCAGATGAGAGATCAGATGAGACCGAGTGGAAGCCGTCTGATGAGGAAGACATTGTAATGGACTCTGATTCTTCTGAGGATTTGGAAACGGTAGGTTCCTCTGGTCTAACAGAAGAGGCCAACGTTGATAATTCTCAGAGCGGaatagagaaagaagagagactTGTGGAGTGGTGCACTGACTGTGGAGCCGAGCCTGTACTCGCCTGCACCACACAACGCCATAAGAAGCTGTatgcctgtggtgtgtgtgtgattgaggtcCAACAAGCTGTTGGATTTGACCGATTCTACATGCAGTTCGAGGACCCGGCCAGCTTCAAGGAACATGTACGACGTGAACACAACACAAAATGTAATCGGTTGCTCTGTACAGACTGCGGCAAGCGTCACATCAAGAAGGATAACTTGTGTGTGTACAAGATTAAGAAGCTCCGCTGTCGAGACTGTGGTAAACGCTGTCTGAGTGAGCAGGGTCTGTGGAGTCACAGACGTCTCCATCAGAAAGGCCGTGTTTACCCATGTAAGTTCTGCCTCAAGCCATTCAGGACCAAACAGGACAAGCTTACCCACGAGGAAAACCATCTACATCCTTATCATTGCTCAGAATGCTCAGAAAGATTCAAGAACATTAGACTACGGAACAGACACCTTCAGAGCCACAGAGGTCCAACGACAGCCGTCCACAGTGGCCAGAAGCCCCACACATGCCAGCTGTGCCGACGCTCGTATGCCCAGCCGAGGCACCTCAAGTCCCACATGCGCCTCCACACAGGGGAGAGGCCCTTCAAGTGCCAGCAGTGTAAGAAGTGCTTTAATTACAGCGTCAGTCTGAAGAACCACATCCAACGCTATCATGGCCCCGGCTCTCAAGAGCAGGAGAGTCGGGAGACAAACTGTGGGACGGAGCAGGAGAAAGAGTGTAAGCGTCACTTTAAGAAGGATAATTTGTATGTGTACAAGATCAAGAAGCTCTGCTGTCTAGACTGTGGTAAACGCTGTCTGAGTGAACAGGGTCTGAAGTGTCACAGACGTCTCCACCAAAAAGGCAGTGTTTACCCATGTAAGTTCTGCCTCGTGCCATTCAGGACCAAACAGGACAAGCTTACCCACGAGGAGAACCATCGGCATCCTTATCAGTGCTCAGAATGCTCAGAAAGATTCAAGAACATGAATCTACGGGACAGACACCTTCAAAGCCACAGAGGTTCAAAGAGATACATCTGTGATGTCTGCGATAGACGTTTCTTCCAGCTTAAACACCTCCGGAAACATACAGCTGTCCACAGTAGGCAGAGACCCCACACGTGCCTGCTGTGCCAACGCTCGTTCACTGAAAAGAGACACCTCAGGGCCCACATGCGCTCCAAGTGCCAGCAGTGAGAAGTGTTTCAATCGCATAGTCCATCTGAAGATCCACATCCAACGGCATCATGGCCCCGGCTCTcagatgcagggagagagagaaaaggagggggagagagagtaggaggtgGAGAGTCAGGAACCAAACTCTAGTACTGAacaggagagagagtaggaggggGAGAGTCAGGAACCAAACTCTAGTActgaacaggagagaggagggggagagtcaGGAACCAAACTCTAGTActgaacaggagagagggggagagtcagGAACCAAACTCTAGTACTGAacaggagagagagtaggaggggGAGAGTCAGGAACCAAACTCTAGTACTGAacaggagagagagtaggaggggGAGAgtcggagcaccattaaattggGTGGTTTTCCTGACTGACTACAATGCAGATACTTTCCAGATCTCATAGTGCCTGGATAGGTGTTTAACATATCAGCTGACCACATCATGTGATATAGCAATCTGATGGCCGACTAAGCACTCGATGATGTGGCACTGAACCATTGGTTGAGGCAATGCAAAGTCTGAACTGTAGTCAGGCAGGAACGCCACTTCCGACTGACCCAGCGAAGCCGTTGACGTGGAGAAAAAGGACATCATAGTAGAGGGACAGGAAgaaccaaaacacacaaacaaaaacaggaGTGATTTGTGCCTTTTTGTGGGCAGCTCCAGGTCGCACCAGAATGAACATCAGCCATCTACCATTGTCCTTAGAAAAGTCTGTTATCGTTTTTTTGAGGTTGACAAAAAAATGTTGATTTATAAAAGATTGAGAAATATTTTGAGTGGTTTCCTCATATTCTATGTTACAGCATTGAGGAtttattaataaaaaattaaaaaatatgaTTTATGTCCATAAGGTTCAAGGTTTCTTGCAAAATATGTTTTGTGTTTCAGTGTAGTGACAACAGACTCCGATGGCAGACATGGGTGTAAGCAAGGTGCCTCTAAAATCACCGTGCCTCTAAAATCACCGTGCCTCTAAAATCATCACCGTGCCTCTAAAATCACCATGCTTCTAAAATCACCGTGCCTCTAAAATCACCATGCCTCTAAAATCAACatctatttattaaagtggtTTTCAATACGTCTCAATACACTTGGTAAAAGATTAAATTATGCTTAGTGGATAACTGCTCAATGATCAACTCAAAAGTTTGTTATATTTCCCATCCTCTCTGCTGTGAAATCAGCGATATTTATCGGGGGTCCAAATCTCACAACAAACAAAAAGAAAACAGTCAAAATAAAAAGACCTCCATTTATTGGACCCAATAATCACAAATCGTAGTTTCTTATTTCAAGATGCGTTCTGTTTCTCTGACCCTACCCTTTTCATGCTATTTTAGGAGGTATTGAGGCTTATTGTTGAGTAGTGGTTATTTGTAAGTAGGTACTCTGTCAAGGTGTGTTAATGAATTTTTTTAATGTTATGAACATTGTGTTACTAAGGGGACATCGAAATGTGTATTAAAACAACAACGCTAACTCTTAATGagttgaaaatgtatatttgaaaGTTCAATATTATACATAAAATAATATCTGGACTACTGGTTTATTTTCCATTCCACTATATGGCACTGTTCCACATGCTGCTCCCATTCAGGGGTCTGAGGATTCAGAAACAAAATAGTTTATGCTCTTGACATGCATCTGTGCATTGGTAGATGTGCTATACATTGTTATAAACAGTTCTGTTACCCTGCTATAGACGTATTATTACTGATAATAGCTGTGTGGTGCTGTCAGAGGCCAAAATTTGCCAGCGGTGAAAGTAGCTTTTTGCTGGGAAAAAAAGTCCCTACTGGTGGTATGACACTGCATCCTATTAGTACAGTCTGAGGATTTCAAATCACCCCCCTTTTGTAGGAAACAACTTTTATagttccaacagtacagtaacaaaTAGTTGTATAGTGTTGACATAGAGACCATCAATGATAATCACAATTTTCGACAGCGGTAGCCGTAGCTTTCTGCCTTAAAAAAAACCCTGATGACGCAAATCTGAATGGTATGACACCAGATCCTATTAGCAGAGTGTCTGAGAATTCAAAATCACCCAGCTTTATTAGAGACAACTTGTAGAGAACAAACAGTACATTGGCGAATAGCTGTATAGTGCTGTAAAAGATGTCTGTATTGAAAATTGCGATTTTCATATTAGCGGTGGCTGTAGCTTTCTGCTGAAGAAATATCCTAATGATACAAATCGGAATAGTACGACCacagaacaatgagccagatatttcaccggatgtacactgaacgaaaatataaacgcaacatgtaaagtgttggtcccatgtttcataaactgaaataaaatatcccataaATGTTCCGTACGCACAAgcagcttatttctctcacatttggtgcacaaatgtgtttacatacgttaatgagcattttatcctttgtcaagataatccatccacctgacaggtgtggcatatcaagaaggggGGGGGatatttgtctgtaataaagcccttttgtagggaagaact comes from the Salmo trutta chromosome 21, fSalTru1.1, whole genome shotgun sequence genome and includes:
- the LOC115157549 gene encoding uncharacterized protein LOC115157549 isoform X4, with amino-acid sequence MSTSVVQQPAVLPVAFSTQTVKSAVGRLGAKPKVEPGTTTTGAASRMSTSVVQQPAVLPVAFSTQTVKSAVGRLGAKPKVEPGTTTTGAASRMSTSVVQQPAVLPVAFSTQTVKVRLQPLLVSRGKFPLGTDQGSASAVGRLGAKLKVEPGTTTTGAASRMSTSVVQQPAVLPVAFSTQTVKSADGRLATWQTKSSAGSRRYQTYKDAKISLRVGSSLRTRVLTGPWETVADNLVRGRFKAIPKNLMAIPGMGHVMLEEVLKLVTKECVNLVSMRFNSVLRRTSPLSLKTFNWTTVTDEWKNAAPTFLRFLSTSSATAGLNPNTTKSARSSMVAMAGALLLRARSKNMCAAMYRTSMLLRQGRTSTRCQNKLAKMGVCVSNHSSLTKRREITRSYDKDFAACRTAVENHPISLLTSPPHPVMPPLSLEDVDPGCSGGNVAETTVVLPGSDDEDAAALTDEEFWQFSREQDEDEDKKGNKTAYKKSVQRKRGKRLSAKNFKVQRKNKAVLARPHGSSVDATPESGDLCVNRDCLLQLFRLCRMCGFECKVSLQGQQRSFSVIQMCPICSHTRKWMSQPFVAEETSGERETELQDEEEPCKDRDQDDSCSLTMEITEKMCDYDEEVCPRRKRGKERSDERSDERSDERSDERSDETEWKPSDEEDIVMDSDSSEDLETVGSSGLTEEANVDNSQSGIEKEERLVEWCTDCGAEPVLACTTQRHKKLYACGVCVIEVQQAVGFDRFYMQFEDPASFKEHVRREHNTKCNRLLCTDCGKRHIKKDNLCVYKIKKLRCRDCGKRCLSEQGLWSHRRLHQKGRVYPCKFCLKPFRTKQDKLTHEENHLHPYHCSECSERFKNIRLRNRHLQSHRGPTTAVHSGQKPHTCQLCRRSYAQPRHLKSHMRLHTGERPFKCQQCKKCFNYSVSLKNHIQRYHGPGSQEQESRETNCGTEQEKECKRHFKKDNLYVYKIKKLCCLDCGKRCLSEQGLKCHRRLHQKGSVYPCKFCLVPFRTKQDKLTHEENHRHPYQCSECSERFKNMNLRDRHLQSHRGSKRYICDVCDRRFFQLKHLRKHTAVHSRQRPHTCLLCQRSFTEKRHLRAHMRSKCQQ